The following proteins come from a genomic window of Minwuia thermotolerans:
- a CDS encoding winged helix-turn-helix transcriptional regulator, producing the protein MALLDLLGQRWMLRILWELRRGPLTFRALRASCDDVSPTVLNGRLKSLREVGIIRLGDDGYEMTAMGEELGRQLRGLSEWAERWAEALNADGSTP; encoded by the coding sequence ATGGCCCTGCTGGACCTGCTGGGCCAGCGCTGGATGCTGCGCATCCTGTGGGAACTGCGGCGCGGCCCTTTGACCTTCCGGGCGCTCCGCGCCAGTTGCGACGATGTTTCGCCCACGGTGCTGAACGGCCGCCTGAAGTCGTTGCGCGAAGTGGGGATCATCCGCCTGGGCGATGACGGCTATGAAATGACGGCGATGGGTGAGGAGCTTGGCCGGCAGCTGCGCGGTCTGTCAGAATGGGCGGAGCGCTGGGCCGAGGCCCTGAACGCGGACGGGAGTACGCCATGA
- a CDS encoding cupin domain-containing protein — MNEIFHSQDGALPKPTEGTLVQRTAGTSWQESDTEGFLVKPLHEDPDSGHRTWLMKVEPGAYAPLHAHQEYEEIYVLEGEFYDADTTYRAGDFAIRAPGTQHIAGSKTGAVVMLVFSRAPKDA; from the coding sequence ATGAACGAGATCTTCCACAGCCAGGACGGCGCCCTGCCGAAACCCACCGAAGGCACGCTGGTGCAGCGCACCGCGGGCACGTCCTGGCAGGAAAGCGACACTGAAGGCTTTCTGGTCAAGCCGCTGCACGAGGACCCGGACAGCGGCCACAGGACCTGGCTGATGAAGGTGGAGCCCGGCGCTTACGCGCCCCTGCACGCGCATCAGGAATACGAGGAGATCTACGTCCTGGAAGGCGAGTTCTACGACGCCGACACGACCTACAGGGCGGGCGATTTCGCCATACGCGCGCCCGGCACGCAGCACATCGCCGGCAGCAAGACCGGCGCGGTGGTCATGCTGGTGTTCTCCCGCGCGCCGAAGGACGCGTAG
- the pdxY gene encoding pyridoxal kinase — translation MAILSISSQVAKGHVGNSATAFALRRLGHEVWDVPTVVLSHHPGHAKPEGLAVPPDTLAAMVRSVLARGRPSAVFSGYLAEAANGETMAEAVEALRRDGPIPYVIDPILGDADTGVYVRDGVEAVIRDRLLPLADIVLPNCFELGLLAEMEIARTEDALAAARSLIAKGAKAVICTSAPAGADRIAVLMVTSDRAWRLEMPVVPDAPNGTGDLFAGVFMARWLEGMKLQEAAGHAAGAVHAVVAWSKAVGDEDLALVVAQSALADPPSLPGIELL, via the coding sequence GTGGCGATCCTGTCCATCTCCAGCCAGGTCGCGAAGGGCCATGTGGGCAATTCGGCAACCGCGTTCGCGCTCCGCCGGCTGGGCCACGAGGTCTGGGACGTGCCGACGGTGGTCCTGAGCCACCATCCCGGCCACGCGAAGCCGGAAGGCCTGGCCGTGCCGCCGGATACCCTGGCTGCGATGGTCCGTTCCGTGCTGGCGCGCGGACGGCCTTCGGCGGTCTTCTCCGGCTATCTGGCGGAGGCGGCGAACGGCGAGACAATGGCGGAGGCGGTCGAGGCCCTGCGCCGCGATGGCCCGATCCCCTATGTGATCGATCCGATCCTCGGGGATGCCGATACCGGTGTCTATGTCCGCGATGGCGTGGAGGCCGTGATCCGCGACCGGCTCCTGCCGCTGGCGGACATCGTGCTGCCGAATTGCTTCGAACTCGGCCTGCTGGCGGAGATGGAAATCGCCCGCACGGAAGACGCGCTGGCCGCCGCGCGGTCGCTGATCGCCAAGGGCGCAAAGGCGGTGATCTGCACTTCGGCGCCGGCGGGGGCGGACCGCATCGCCGTGCTGATGGTGACATCGGACCGGGCGTGGCGTCTGGAAATGCCGGTCGTGCCGGATGCGCCCAACGGCACCGGCGATCTGTTCGCCGGCGTCTTCATGGCGCGCTGGCTGGAGGGGATGAAGCTGCAGGAAGCGGCGGGTCACGCCGCCGGCGCTGTCCATGCGGTCGTTGCCTGGTCGAAGGCGGTCGGCGACGAGGATCTCGCCCTCGTGGTCGCCCAGTCGGCGCTGGCCGACCCGCCGTCATTGCCGGGCATCGAGCTGTTGTGA